From Deferrisoma camini S3R1, the proteins below share one genomic window:
- a CDS encoding TolC family protein, with the protein MRRLRNWIRRMPALWALGVAVFAGAPAWAGYGELSDQWESYQPEGLYRTQTAAAPAVPAKAKPAGSEEFERQKEVLAQARQRWTKALEQAAPSEGFYSPPDEVLARLRDAADDAGVAARALAADGVTLQDLEVLTWLRNPGIRAAQDRLRGILERYTQAWNLDEILRQYTAFTEGLMNGVGPMKGREPVQMRFPFPGLLALKGEIVTQEVRAAAEGLEIARRTAITNIRKAYWNLEFVTEAERITTEMLELLERLESVAKARYEAGKTNFQDVIQVRIRRETVTEDVQTLAEQRHTVESKIREILDLPPEVTVGRPAKIEPVRNVPELGPLYEVALDRRQELRMLRAQVGKMERMIELAETRIYPDYTLNLSLYQDEAVNQVGTARVKEPFATVTTASVGAGLPKMPWYGRGDAYVRETRQKLEALRQRLRKEEAATRFGVHDAWFRLDRAAREEDLYASKVVGLSRAALDVATRGYEAGEVMFADVIGSYMGWLGANLTEARKRADLGVAWAELAEALGMDQGGTSR; encoded by the coding sequence ATGAGACGGTTACGGAATTGGATCCGCCGGATGCCGGCGCTCTGGGCGTTGGGCGTCGCCGTGTTCGCCGGGGCGCCGGCCTGGGCCGGGTACGGGGAGCTGAGCGACCAGTGGGAGTCCTACCAGCCCGAGGGGCTGTACCGAACCCAGACCGCTGCCGCTCCGGCCGTTCCGGCAAAGGCGAAACCCGCCGGGAGCGAAGAGTTCGAGCGCCAGAAGGAGGTGCTTGCGCAGGCCCGGCAGCGATGGACCAAGGCCCTGGAGCAGGCAGCGCCGTCGGAAGGGTTCTACTCCCCGCCGGACGAAGTTCTCGCCCGGCTCCGGGACGCTGCCGACGACGCCGGGGTCGCCGCCCGGGCACTCGCCGCCGACGGGGTCACCCTGCAGGACCTCGAGGTGCTCACCTGGCTGCGCAACCCGGGAATCCGTGCCGCCCAGGACCGCTTGCGTGGGATCTTGGAGCGCTACACCCAGGCGTGGAACCTCGACGAGATCCTACGCCAGTACACGGCCTTCACCGAGGGGCTGATGAACGGGGTGGGGCCCATGAAGGGCCGGGAGCCGGTGCAGATGCGGTTCCCGTTCCCCGGCCTGCTGGCCCTGAAGGGCGAGATCGTCACCCAGGAGGTGAGGGCGGCCGCCGAGGGGCTCGAGATCGCCCGGCGCACCGCGATCACCAACATCCGCAAGGCCTATTGGAACCTGGAGTTCGTGACCGAGGCCGAGCGGATCACCACTGAGATGCTCGAACTGCTCGAACGGCTCGAGTCCGTGGCCAAGGCCCGGTACGAGGCCGGGAAGACCAACTTCCAGGACGTGATCCAGGTTCGGATCCGGCGCGAGACCGTGACCGAGGACGTGCAGACCCTGGCCGAGCAGCGCCACACCGTGGAGTCGAAGATCCGCGAGATCCTGGACCTGCCCCCCGAGGTGACGGTGGGACGGCCGGCCAAGATCGAGCCCGTGCGAAACGTGCCGGAACTCGGCCCCCTGTACGAGGTCGCCCTGGACCGGCGCCAGGAGCTGCGGATGCTCCGGGCGCAGGTGGGCAAGATGGAGCGGATGATCGAGTTGGCCGAGACGCGGATCTACCCCGATTACACCCTGAACCTTTCCCTGTACCAGGACGAGGCGGTGAACCAGGTGGGCACGGCCCGCGTGAAGGAGCCGTTCGCCACGGTGACCACGGCTTCGGTGGGGGCGGGGCTGCCCAAGATGCCGTGGTACGGCCGCGGGGACGCCTACGTGCGGGAGACCCGCCAAAAGCTCGAGGCCCTGCGGCAGCGGCTGCGCAAGGAAGAGGCCGCCACCCGCTTCGGGGTCCACGACGCCTGGTTCCGGCTGGACCGCGCGGCCCGCGAAGAGGACCTGTACGCCAGCAAGGTGGTGGGGCTGTCCCGGGCGGCCCTGGACGTGGCCACCCGGGGGTACGAGGCCGGTGAGGTCATGTTCGCCGACGTGATCGGCTCGTACATGGGGTGGCTGGGGGCGAACCTGACCGAGGCGCGAAAACGCGCCGACCTGGGCGTGGCCTGGGCCGAGCTGGCCGAGGCTTTGGGGATGGACCAAGGGGGCACGAGCCGGTAG
- a CDS encoding heavy-metal-associated domain-containing protein, whose protein sequence is MKYPWKWWAGVLAGGAVLVVWLAFAGFPDEAPAAAATDRVLFAVEGLSCGSCEGQVVKALQAQPGVRAVGVDLRAGRVVVEYEPAVVDAKRLADAVTRIGYPARYLASGPSVPLGQRGQAGDGGCGGSCCQGAQ, encoded by the coding sequence ATGAAATATCCGTGGAAATGGTGGGCGGGGGTGCTGGCTGGAGGGGCGGTGTTGGTCGTGTGGCTGGCGTTCGCCGGTTTTCCGGACGAGGCCCCGGCCGCCGCGGCCACCGACCGGGTTCTGTTCGCGGTGGAGGGCCTTTCCTGCGGCAGTTGTGAAGGTCAGGTGGTCAAAGCCCTGCAGGCCCAGCCCGGGGTCCGGGCGGTCGGCGTGGATCTGCGGGCGGGCCGTGTGGTGGTGGAGTACGAGCCCGCGGTGGTCGATGCGAAGCGGCTGGCCGATGCCGTGACCCGCATCGGGTACCCGGCCCGGTACCTGGCCTCCGGCCCCTCCGTGCCGCTGGGGCAGCGGGGCCAGGCCGGTGACGGCGGGTGTGGGGGGAGTTGCTGCCAGGGTGCTCAATAG
- a CDS encoding TolC family protein: MKRTVGWMMGALAVAVAVAPVRAAEAPAALEARLRSGPSVADLVTYAYQTNPKIAAARQKWKSVVERYRVSTAYPDPQVMVTYFPEPIETRLGPQDWNAVLSQMIPFPGKLSKAGEVVEADARIARLELDKTVRDVIVALRESVHELLYIRRAKQVVAANRELLDHMRKVAETAHAGDRATFVDVAKAQSQRAQLEYDALLLEELEATERARLNALLNRAPGAELGPLPEIPFQPLAYSLDEIHELAAKRQEEIRIAEARVAKARAKLDLARYENRPDFKVGLFYAGVGEPDVANEPDDAGRDALGVQFGMTIPLWLGKNAGRTAAARAEIERARALKVARINDTDAAIRSVYFRLKNAERLVTLYRDELLPQAAQSLDVAETWFQEGEGSFSDFVETQSVYYNFQLSLARAEADYGKFLARLERLTATSLTRREASAEEGKQ; the protein is encoded by the coding sequence ATGAAACGAACCGTTGGATGGATGATGGGCGCGCTGGCGGTCGCCGTTGCGGTGGCGCCGGTCCGGGCTGCCGAGGCCCCGGCCGCTTTGGAGGCCCGGCTCCGGAGCGGCCCCTCGGTGGCGGATCTGGTGACCTACGCGTACCAGACCAACCCCAAGATTGCGGCGGCCCGTCAGAAATGGAAGTCCGTGGTGGAGCGTTACCGGGTCTCCACGGCGTACCCCGATCCCCAGGTCATGGTGACCTACTTCCCCGAGCCGATCGAGACGAGGTTGGGGCCGCAGGACTGGAACGCGGTGCTGAGTCAGATGATTCCGTTTCCCGGCAAGCTCTCGAAGGCCGGGGAGGTGGTGGAGGCGGATGCGCGCATCGCCCGTCTGGAGCTCGACAAGACGGTGAGGGACGTGATCGTGGCGCTTCGCGAGTCGGTCCACGAGCTGCTCTACATCCGGCGCGCCAAGCAGGTGGTGGCGGCGAACCGGGAGCTGCTGGACCACATGCGCAAGGTGGCCGAGACCGCCCACGCCGGCGACCGGGCCACGTTCGTGGACGTGGCCAAGGCCCAGTCCCAGCGGGCCCAGCTGGAGTACGACGCCCTCCTGCTCGAGGAGCTCGAGGCCACGGAGCGGGCCCGGTTGAACGCGCTGCTCAACCGCGCTCCGGGCGCCGAGCTGGGGCCTCTGCCGGAGATCCCGTTCCAGCCCCTGGCCTACAGCCTCGATGAGATCCACGAGCTGGCGGCCAAGCGGCAGGAGGAGATCCGGATCGCCGAGGCCCGGGTGGCGAAGGCGAGGGCCAAGCTGGACCTAGCCCGGTACGAGAACCGGCCGGACTTCAAGGTGGGGCTGTTCTACGCGGGCGTCGGGGAGCCGGACGTGGCCAACGAGCCCGACGATGCCGGCCGTGACGCCCTGGGCGTTCAGTTCGGCATGACGATTCCCCTGTGGCTCGGGAAGAACGCGGGCCGGACCGCGGCCGCCCGCGCGGAGATCGAGCGGGCCCGGGCCCTGAAGGTCGCGCGGATCAACGACACCGACGCGGCCATCCGAAGCGTGTACTTCCGTCTCAAGAATGCGGAGCGGTTGGTTACGCTCTACCGGGACGAGCTCCTGCCCCAGGCTGCCCAGTCCCTGGATGTGGCCGAGACGTGGTTCCAGGAGGGGGAGGGGAGCTTCAGCGACTTCGTGGAGACTCAGTCGGTGTACTACAACTTCCAGCTCTCCCTGGCCCGGGCCGAGGCCGACTACGGGAAGTTCCTGGCCCGGCTGGAACGGCTGACGGCCACGAGCCTGACCCGGCGGGAAGCAAGCGCCGAGGAGGGGAAGCAATGA
- a CDS encoding ABC transporter ATP-binding protein translates to MSYLIAENLTKRYGSGDAAVLAVRGMTFSVEQGEFVAVMGESGSGKSTLLSILGALNTPTEGRYLVDDIDVYGLDSERQADFRREFLGFVFQSFHLVPYLTLAENVMLPLATVKAARNEKRRMAIEALDRVGLGGKADRLPSQVSGGEQERVAIARAIVNDPPILLADEPTGNLDTKTSQEIMGLLTRLNQEGTTVVMVTHSPDCAAYARRILRVVDGRVVEEDRIVRETALGG, encoded by the coding sequence ATGTCCTATTTGATCGCGGAGAACCTGACCAAACGGTACGGCAGCGGCGATGCGGCCGTGCTGGCCGTTCGAGGAATGACGTTTTCGGTGGAGCAGGGCGAGTTCGTGGCGGTGATGGGCGAGTCCGGATCGGGCAAGTCCACCCTGCTGTCGATCCTGGGGGCGCTAAATACGCCGACCGAAGGCCGCTACCTGGTGGACGACATCGACGTGTACGGGCTCGACAGCGAGCGGCAAGCCGACTTCCGGCGGGAGTTCCTGGGGTTCGTATTCCAGAGCTTCCACCTGGTGCCGTACCTCACGTTGGCCGAGAACGTGATGTTGCCGCTCGCCACGGTGAAGGCCGCCAGGAACGAGAAGCGGCGCATGGCCATCGAGGCCCTAGACCGGGTGGGACTGGGCGGCAAGGCCGACCGGCTTCCCAGCCAGGTCTCGGGCGGGGAGCAGGAACGGGTGGCCATCGCCCGGGCCATCGTGAACGATCCCCCGATCCTGTTGGCGGACGAGCCCACCGGAAACCTGGACACCAAGACGAGCCAGGAGATCATGGGGCTTCTCACCCGGCTCAACCAGGAGGGCACCACCGTGGTCATGGTGACCCACAGCCCGGACTGCGCCGCGTACGCCCGGCGGATCCTTCGGGTGGTGGACGGCCGCGTGGTGGAGGAGGACCGGATCGTGCGGGAGACGGCGCTGGGGGGCTAG